A stretch of Acidobacteriota bacterium DNA encodes these proteins:
- a CDS encoding putative toxin-antitoxin system toxin component, PIN family, translating into MKKHGFVIDTNVFVSALKSKRGASYKILSLMPTGKFEFHLSVPLVCEYESVLKRSELNLTWTMDEIDELLDIICLFGVKHEIWYLWRPLLQDAGDEFVAELAVTAQAEAIVTQNVRDFKSMNKFGVEVLTPKEFLQRIGEAK; encoded by the coding sequence ATGAAAAAGCACGGCTTTGTCATTGATACAAACGTTTTTGTTTCCGCGCTCAAATCCAAGCGTGGAGCGTCATATAAAATCTTGTCGTTGATGCCGACGGGCAAGTTTGAGTTCCATCTTTCAGTGCCGCTCGTATGTGAATATGAATCGGTTTTGAAGCGTAGTGAGCTTAATCTGACCTGGACGATGGATGAGATTGACGAATTGCTGGACATCATTTGCTTGTTTGGCGTCAAACACGAAATTTGGTATCTGTGGCGGCCGCTGTTGCAAGACGCCGGAGACGAGTTTGTTGCGGAATTGGCTGTAACGGCTCAAGCTGAAGCAATCGTCACGCAGAACGTCAGAGACTTCAAAAGCATGAACAAATTCGGCGTCGAGGTGCTGACCCCAAAAGAGTTTTTGCAGAGAATAGGAGAAGCAAAATGA
- a CDS encoding protein kinase, with amino-acid sequence MGEVYLAEDSKLGRKLALKILPESFTQDPVRVARFQQEARAASALNHPNIITIYEIGEETGVHFIAAEFIAGQTLRQHLRPEGMALREALEIATQVAGALQAAHEAGITHRDIKPENVMIRPDGYVKVLDFGLAKLTEKSETAVVDKEAATQIKAKTDPGTVMGTATYMSPEQARGLIVDARSDIFSFGVLMYEMLTGRVPFEGTTTTDVLAAIIHIEPAPLRRYCRQASADLEIHLAKALRKDCETRYQTIKSFLSDLKFVKSRLDFEAEFLRISHENQVGKPGEAISEALTAEFRTNEVVSPSGRLQSARSVERKPISAEIESLAILPMENASADPGMEYLSDGITESIINSLSNLPKLRVVPRSTVFGYKGRKADPQKTGEELAVRAVLTGRVIQLGDSLIVKTELIDVARSSQLWGEEYRRKLTDIFALQDEIAEEISKKLRLHVSGEDRQRLKKRYTDNTEAYHLYLKGRYYVGKRTPEWIRKGIEHFQQAIDLDPNYALAYSGLAEAYGFLASSTGGQPPRDAYPLAKAAALKALELDDTLGEAHCSLGFFRLLFDWDFAAAEAEFKRAIELSPNFSNAHDGYGFYLKATGQHEAAIASCKRAQELEPLSLFLSLSLGWAYYFARRYDEALKQSAKVLEMDPNFGFAYWHQGMVFIQQQNFAEAINAFRKAISLSGAIPTFIAYLGHASARAGKPREARQMLAQLEALSKKQYVTSYLIAVIHLGLGDLDQTFECLERAQEERAGFMAFVRIEPMLDGLRADARFVELLERMES; translated from the coding sequence ATGGGAGAAGTCTATTTGGCCGAAGACTCGAAGCTGGGTCGTAAGCTGGCGCTGAAAATCCTGCCCGAATCTTTCACGCAAGACCCTGTTCGTGTAGCCCGTTTTCAACAGGAAGCCCGCGCGGCTTCGGCGCTCAACCATCCGAACATCATCACGATTTACGAAATTGGCGAAGAAACGGGAGTTCATTTCATCGCCGCTGAATTCATCGCCGGGCAAACGCTGCGGCAGCATCTGCGTCCCGAAGGCATGGCTCTGCGTGAAGCGTTGGAGATTGCGACCCAGGTTGCCGGCGCGCTCCAAGCCGCGCACGAAGCAGGCATCACGCACCGCGACATCAAACCCGAAAACGTCATGATTCGGCCCGACGGCTACGTCAAAGTGTTGGATTTCGGCTTAGCGAAACTTACTGAGAAGTCGGAAACCGCAGTCGTTGATAAAGAAGCCGCCACCCAGATCAAAGCCAAAACTGATCCCGGCACGGTAATGGGAACGGCAACCTACATGTCGCCGGAACAGGCGCGTGGACTGATTGTGGATGCACGAAGCGACATTTTCAGCTTCGGTGTGTTGATGTATGAGATGTTGACCGGGCGAGTTCCGTTTGAAGGGACGACAACGACCGATGTGTTGGCGGCGATCATTCACATCGAGCCTGCTCCGCTGAGGCGATATTGTCGCCAGGCTTCTGCCGATCTGGAAATCCACCTGGCAAAGGCGTTGCGGAAAGATTGCGAAACCCGGTACCAAACGATCAAAAGCTTTCTGAGCGACCTAAAGTTTGTGAAAAGCCGTCTGGATTTTGAAGCCGAATTCTTACGGATCAGCCACGAAAATCAGGTTGGGAAACCTGGCGAAGCCATCAGCGAGGCGTTGACTGCCGAGTTTCGCACAAACGAAGTTGTCTCGCCTTCAGGTCGGCTGCAATCCGCTCGTTCGGTTGAGCGCAAACCGATCAGCGCCGAAATCGAATCGCTGGCGATTTTGCCGATGGAAAACGCCAGCGCCGATCCGGGAATGGAATACCTGTCCGACGGCATCACCGAAAGCATCATCAACAGTTTGTCCAATTTGCCCAAGCTCCGCGTTGTGCCGCGCAGCACCGTATTCGGTTACAAAGGCCGCAAGGCCGATCCGCAGAAAACCGGCGAAGAGTTGGCCGTGCGCGCTGTGCTGACCGGCCGAGTCATTCAGCTTGGCGATTCGTTGATTGTCAAAACCGAATTGATTGACGTTGCGCGTTCCTCGCAACTCTGGGGCGAAGAATATCGGCGCAAACTAACTGACATCTTCGCCTTGCAGGACGAAATTGCCGAGGAAATCAGCAAGAAACTTCGGCTTCATGTTTCCGGCGAAGACCGCCAGCGATTGAAGAAACGTTACACCGACAACACCGAAGCCTATCACCTGTATCTGAAAGGCCGGTATTACGTCGGCAAACGCACGCCCGAATGGATTCGCAAAGGCATTGAACATTTCCAGCAGGCGATTGACCTGGACCCGAATTACGCGCTGGCCTATTCCGGCCTGGCCGAAGCCTACGGTTTTTTGGCCTCTTCGACCGGCGGCCAACCGCCGCGCGATGCTTACCCGCTGGCCAAAGCCGCCGCGCTCAAGGCTCTGGAACTCGACGATACCTTGGGCGAAGCCCATTGCTCGCTGGGATTTTTCCGTCTGCTGTTCGATTGGGATTTCGCCGCAGCCGAAGCAGAATTCAAACGCGCCATCGAACTCAGTCCGAATTTTTCCAACGCGCACGATGGCTACGGTTTTTACCTGAAAGCCACAGGCCAGCACGAAGCCGCCATCGCTTCCTGCAAACGCGCGCAGGAACTGGAACCATTGTCGCTATTTCTCAGCCTGAGTCTTGGTTGGGCCTATTACTTCGCGCGCCGTTACGACGAAGCCTTGAAGCAAAGCGCCAAAGTGCTGGAAATGGATCCGAACTTCGGCTTCGCCTATTGGCATCAAGGCATGGTGTTCATTCAGCAGCAAAACTTCGCCGAAGCCATTAACGCCTTCCGCAAAGCGATCAGCCTTTCCGGAGCCATCCCGACCTTTATCGCTTACCTGGGGCATGCTTCTGCCCGCGCCGGAAAACCTCGCGAGGCTCGCCAAATGCTCGCTCAACTGGAAGCTCTGTCGAAAAAGCAATATGTAACGTCTTATCTGATTGCTGTGATTCATCTAGGACTTGGTGATCTGGATCAGACGTTTGAATGCCTGGAAAGGGCGCAAGAGGAACGCGCCGGTTTCATGGCGTTTGTGCGGATTGAACCAATGTTAGATGGATTGAGGGCGGATGCCAGGTTTGTCGAGTTGTTGGAACGGATGGAGAGTTGA
- a CDS encoding gamma carbonic anhydrase family protein, which yields MIFEYKGKRPQIGQNVFIAPNATIIGDVELGDGVSIWYGVVLRGDEGKIVIGRGSNVQDNSVIHTTPEIPTIIKEDVTIGHGALLEGCTIENGAVVGMGSIVLHQAVVGQQAMTAAGSVVTPGTIIPPRMLAAGSPATVKKELSGGALRSVEHSTKAYHHLSQSYLEQRLNDPSMAK from the coding sequence ATGATTTTCGAGTACAAAGGCAAACGGCCGCAGATCGGCCAAAACGTGTTCATCGCCCCGAACGCCACAATCATCGGCGACGTAGAACTCGGCGATGGCGTCAGCATCTGGTATGGCGTCGTGCTTCGCGGCGACGAAGGCAAAATCGTCATCGGGCGTGGCTCCAATGTGCAGGATAATTCGGTGATTCACACGACACCGGAAATTCCCACCATCATCAAGGAAGACGTCACCATCGGCCACGGAGCTTTGTTGGAAGGCTGCACCATCGAAAACGGCGCCGTCGTCGGAATGGGCTCCATCGTCTTGCATCAAGCCGTTGTCGGCCAGCAGGCGATGACCGCCGCAGGCAGCGTCGTCACTCCGGGCACAATTATTCCTCCGCGAATGTTGGCCGCCGGTTCACCCGCCACTGTCAAAAAAGAACTTTCTGGCGGCGCGCTTCGTTCAGTTGAACACAGCACCAAAGCGTATCATCATTTATCGCAAAGTTATCTCGAACAACGACTCAATGATCCTTCGATGGCCAAGTGA
- the pgsA gene encoding CDP-diacylglycerol--glycerol-3-phosphate 3-phosphatidyltransferase encodes MNLPNLLTLLRIFIVPLLVVVLLTRFSEDYVGLPQHIAGVSLFLFAACTDAIDGWLARKRGQVSKFGILLDPIADKLLISAAFISLVENRLAPAWAVVIVIGREFAVSGLRAVAAAEGWTIPASKAGKFKMFSQVVTISFLITSSVNGGPPVETKAFPIIAFWTVPEMSTALVHFFGPAEMNWLDWRVLFYGVGRGLLWLVVISSCWSMYGYFRAFYQSQYRNR; translated from the coding sequence ATGAACCTTCCAAATTTGCTCACACTCCTGCGAATTTTCATCGTGCCGCTGTTGGTCGTTGTGCTGCTGACAAGATTTTCCGAAGATTATGTTGGATTGCCGCAACATATTGCCGGGGTAAGTTTGTTTCTGTTTGCCGCCTGTACCGATGCCATTGACGGCTGGCTGGCGCGAAAACGCGGTCAGGTTTCCAAGTTTGGTATCTTGCTCGACCCCATTGCCGACAAATTACTGATTTCTGCCGCATTTATTTCCCTGGTCGAAAACCGGTTGGCCCCGGCTTGGGCGGTAGTGATTGTCATCGGGCGTGAATTTGCCGTGTCCGGCTTGCGAGCCGTCGCTGCAGCCGAAGGCTGGACGATCCCGGCGTCAAAAGCTGGCAAATTCAAGATGTTTTCTCAGGTCGTGACCATTTCGTTTTTGATTACTTCATCGGTCAACGGCGGCCCGCCGGTCGAAACCAAAGCCTTCCCGATCATTGCATTTTGGACAGTGCCGGAAATGAGCACGGCTTTGGTCCATTTCTTCGGCCCGGCGGAAATGAACTGGCTGGATTGGCGTGTGCTGTTTTATGGCGTTGGGCGTGGTCTGTTATGGTTGGTAGTGATTTCTTCGTGTTGGTCAATGTACGGATATTTCCGCGCATTTTATCAAAGTCAGTACCGCAACCGTTAA
- a CDS encoding NAD+ synthase gives MSTIRIALAQINTTVGDFAGNTAKIIAYIEQAKRAGADVVAVPELALTGYPPEDLLLKPQFITANRKALNEVIAASTGIISIVGFVDRTTDIHNAAAVICDGELKAVYRKNFLPNYSVFDEYRYFDAGQSAPIFAYGDVLFGVNICEDIWYPGGPTQVQALAGAQIIINISASPYHAGKGKDRERMLATRAEDNAVALAYVNLIGGQDELVFDGQSLVINERGQIVARGKLFEEDLIVADINAERVFNERLHDPRRRQDRIDVASQGINVERIELRAAFFEKQSPEKEIASSASLQAGKPALPEEVYKALVVGTRDYVLKNGFKSVVIGLSGGVDSALVACVAVDALGAENVTCVFMPTRYSSSESARDAEALAKNLGVAFHIIPIEQTFKQYLTMLNPVFAGTPMGVAEENIQARVRGNILMAVSNKFGSMVLTTGNKSEVSVGYCTLYGDMCGGYAVIKDVPKMLVYELCNYLNRRDGSELIPEYILTRPPSAELREDQKDTDSLPPYDVLDAILDLYVEQDLSIEAIIAEGFDEPTVRRIARLVDLNEYKRRQAAPGVRITPRAFGRDRRMPITNKFRG, from the coding sequence ATGTCTACCATTCGTATCGCACTCGCGCAGATCAACACGACGGTCGGCGATTTTGCCGGCAATACAGCCAAAATCATTGCCTATATCGAGCAAGCCAAACGCGCTGGTGCTGACGTCGTCGCCGTGCCTGAACTGGCGTTGACCGGATACCCGCCGGAAGATTTGCTGCTCAAACCGCAGTTCATCACCGCCAACCGCAAAGCCCTAAATGAAGTCATTGCCGCTTCGACCGGCATCATCTCCATCGTTGGTTTTGTGGATCGCACGACCGACATTCACAACGCGGCGGCGGTGATTTGCGATGGCGAACTGAAAGCCGTGTACCGCAAAAACTTCCTGCCGAATTACAGCGTGTTTGATGAATACCGGTATTTTGACGCCGGGCAAAGCGCTCCGATTTTTGCGTATGGCGATGTGCTGTTCGGCGTGAACATTTGCGAAGACATCTGGTATCCGGGCGGCCCGACGCAGGTGCAGGCGTTGGCCGGAGCGCAAATCATCATCAACATTTCGGCTTCGCCGTACCACGCGGGCAAAGGCAAAGACCGTGAGCGTATGCTGGCTACGCGCGCCGAAGACAATGCGGTCGCGCTGGCCTATGTGAATTTGATCGGCGGGCAGGATGAATTGGTTTTCGACGGGCAAAGCCTGGTCATCAATGAACGGGGCCAAATCGTCGCGCGCGGCAAACTGTTTGAAGAAGATTTGATTGTTGCCGACATCAACGCCGAACGTGTGTTCAACGAACGACTTCACGATCCGCGACGGCGGCAGGATCGCATTGACGTTGCCAGTCAGGGGATCAATGTTGAACGAATCGAATTACGAGCGGCCTTTTTTGAAAAACAGTCGCCTGAAAAAGAAATCGCGAGTTCAGCGAGCTTGCAGGCTGGGAAGCCTGCGCTCCCAGAGGAAGTGTACAAAGCCCTGGTCGTCGGCACGCGCGATTATGTTTTGAAGAACGGATTCAAAAGCGTCGTCATCGGTTTGTCAGGCGGCGTGGATTCGGCGCTGGTTGCGTGCGTCGCCGTGGACGCGCTCGGCGCGGAAAATGTGACTTGCGTCTTTATGCCGACGCGGTATTCGTCGAGTGAAAGTGCTCGTGATGCCGAAGCGTTGGCCAAGAATCTGGGCGTCGCCTTTCACATCATTCCGATTGAACAGACGTTCAAACAATACCTGACGATGCTCAATCCCGTGTTTGCCGGGACGCCAATGGGTGTCGCCGAAGAAAATATCCAGGCGCGTGTTCGCGGAAATATCCTGATGGCCGTGTCGAACAAATTCGGTTCGATGGTGCTGACCACCGGAAACAAAAGTGAAGTCAGCGTCGGCTATTGCACGTTGTACGGAGATATGTGCGGAGGTTATGCCGTTATCAAAGACGTGCCGAAAATGCTGGTGTACGAACTCTGCAATTACCTGAATCGGCGCGACGGCAGCGAATTGATACCCGAATACATCCTCACCCGCCCACCTTCCGCCGAACTACGCGAAGATCAGAAGGACACCGATTCGCTGCCGCCTTACGACGTGCTGGATGCGATTCTGGATTTATATGTCGAACAGGACCTGAGTATTGAGGCCATCATTGCTGAAGGCTTTGACGAACCAACTGTTCGTCGCATCGCACGACTGGTTGACCTCAACGAATACAAACGCCGTCAGGCAGCACCCGGCGTCAGAATCACTCCGCGAGCTTTTGGCCGCGACCGCCGCATGCCGATCACAAATAAGTTTCGCGGCTAG
- a CDS encoding type II toxin-antitoxin system HicB family antitoxin — protein sequence MTKYEIIIYWSEEDDAFIAEVPELAGCAADGQTYSEAIANAEVVIREWIETARELNRPIPEPKGRLVFA from the coding sequence ATGACGAAGTATGAAATCATTATTTATTGGAGTGAGGAAGATGACGCGTTCATAGCGGAGGTCCCTGAACTTGCTGGTTGCGCTGCAGACGGGCAAACCTATAGCGAAGCCATAGCCAATGCAGAGGTTGTGATTCGGGAATGGATTGAGACTGCAAGAGAGTTAAATCGTCCCATTCCAGAACCAAAAGGCCGTTTGGTTTTTGCCTGA
- a CDS encoding type II toxin-antitoxin system HicA family toxin, with amino-acid sequence MGRRDKLLDKILRGTSDANINFNDLCHLLKALSFVERIRGDHHIFSRVGIEEILNLQPKGAQAKAYQVKQVRTVILKYEIADEVSEDNDDEV; translated from the coding sequence ATGGGACGTCGTGATAAATTGCTAGATAAAATTTTACGCGGCACTTCTGATGCCAACATAAATTTCAATGATCTTTGCCATTTGTTGAAAGCGCTCAGTTTTGTGGAAAGAATTCGCGGCGACCATCACATCTTTTCGAGAGTTGGAATCGAAGAAATCCTGAATCTGCAACCAAAAGGAGCGCAGGCTAAGGCATACCAGGTTAAACAAGTTCGCACGGTCATTTTGAAATATGAAATTGCAGATGAAGTAAGCGAGGATAACGATGACGAAGTATGA
- a CDS encoding EutN/CcmL family microcompartment protein, which produces MIIGRIIGNVVATRKDPRLEGCKLLLVRPITLTGEDESSYLLAIDTVGAGYREKVIVVSGSSARMAEGMKDRPVDAAIVGIIDTVEVTD; this is translated from the coding sequence ATGATTATTGGACGCATCATTGGCAACGTCGTCGCCACGCGCAAAGATCCGCGGCTGGAAGGCTGCAAGCTGCTGCTCGTTCGACCAATCACGCTGACCGGCGAAGACGAAAGCAGCTATTTGCTGGCGATTGACACCGTCGGCGCTGGGTACCGCGAAAAAGTCATCGTCGTTTCCGGCAGCAGCGCCCGCATGGCTGAAGGGATGAAAGATCGCCCTGTGGACGCCGCCATCGTCGGCATCATTGATACGGTTGAAGTGACGGATTGA
- the eutM gene encoding ethanolamine utilization microcompartment protein EutM — protein sequence MEALGMIETKGLVAMIEASDAMVKAANVTLVGYEKIGGGFVTAIVRGDVAAVKAATDAGAAAARRVGELVSVHVIPRPHSSVDDALPVAPQSRGLK from the coding sequence ATGGAAGCACTCGGAATGATTGAAACAAAAGGCTTGGTCGCGATGATCGAAGCGTCGGACGCGATGGTCAAAGCGGCCAATGTGACGCTGGTTGGTTATGAAAAAATCGGCGGAGGATTTGTCACCGCCATCGTTCGCGGAGACGTCGCGGCGGTCAAAGCCGCGACGGACGCAGGAGCCGCCGCCGCTCGCCGCGTGGGCGAACTGGTTAGCGTGCACGTCATCCCGCGTCCGCATTCTTCTGTGGACGATGCTCTGCCGGTCGCGCCGCAATCCAGAGGGCTGAAGTAA
- a CDS encoding class II aldolase/adducin family protein: MVDEQKIKEQIVQIATRCYDRGLLVAGDGNISVRVGENRCIATPSAVSKGWMTPEMMVTVDLDGNPLEPSEYKVSSEWPMHRVIYQHRPDIHAVVHAHPPHATGFAVAGLSLSKAILSEVVLTLGCVPLAAYGTPSTRELTDAIEPYLEFHDALLMANHGAVAYAGTLEHAFNKLETLEHTCKISFIARSLGNENTIPDRAIPKLFEIRERNGVMPFEARAGQVCGVGDRGTEGMRDGEITLTRAELVELLTQSAQLLNR, translated from the coding sequence ATGGTAGACGAACAGAAGATCAAAGAACAGATTGTCCAGATCGCCACGCGATGTTATGACCGAGGCTTGCTGGTGGCAGGCGACGGCAACATCAGCGTGCGCGTTGGCGAAAATCGCTGCATCGCGACGCCATCGGCGGTCAGCAAAGGCTGGATGACGCCGGAAATGATGGTCACTGTGGATTTGGACGGCAATCCGCTGGAACCTTCGGAATACAAAGTTTCTTCGGAATGGCCGATGCACCGCGTGATTTACCAGCATCGCCCGGACATTCACGCCGTCGTGCATGCGCATCCGCCGCACGCTACCGGCTTTGCCGTCGCAGGTTTGAGTTTGAGCAAGGCGATTTTGTCGGAAGTCGTTTTGACTTTGGGCTGCGTGCCGCTCGCGGCTTATGGAACGCCTTCGACGCGCGAACTGACCGACGCGATTGAACCATACCTGGAATTTCACGACGCGCTGTTGATGGCTAACCACGGAGCTGTGGCCTACGCCGGAACCTTGGAGCACGCCTTCAACAAGCTGGAAACGCTGGAACACACCTGCAAAATCAGTTTCATTGCGCGCTCGCTTGGTAATGAAAACACCATTCCGGATCGGGCGATTCCCAAGCTGTTCGAGATTCGCGAGCGAAACGGTGTGATGCCGTTTGAAGCGCGCGCTGGCCAGGTGTGCGGTGTCGGAGATAGAGGGACAGAGGGAATGAGGGATGGAGAGATTACTTTGACGCGCGCAGAGTTGGTGGAATTGCTAACGCAGTCGGCGCAATTGTTGAATCGCTAA
- a CDS encoding redox-sensing transcriptional repressor Rex: MKTEKISELTTNRLSVYLRCLNELAAAGVEAISSKTMAEQFNLNSAQIRKDLAYFGEFGVRGVGYNVGELRNHLTTILGLTAKRKVAIVGLGNLGTALANYHGFNQGNFEIAGLFDDDPAKIGNRTRIGLEIQNTQKLVEAIQREGIEIVIIAVTASAAERVLEEVTNAGVRAILNFAPVHLNPKPGVKVKNVDLTISLESLSYFLANPSADAINIGDREFLRQDAVASAAK, translated from the coding sequence ATGAAAACAGAGAAGATTTCAGAACTGACGACCAACCGCTTGTCGGTTTATTTGCGATGTTTGAACGAACTTGCGGCGGCTGGAGTGGAAGCCATTTCTTCCAAGACAATGGCGGAACAGTTCAACCTCAACTCGGCGCAGATTCGCAAAGACCTGGCTTATTTTGGCGAGTTCGGAGTGCGCGGCGTTGGATACAACGTCGGAGAGTTGCGCAATCACCTGACAACAATTCTGGGGCTGACCGCCAAACGCAAAGTCGCGATAGTCGGGCTTGGAAATTTGGGAACGGCGCTGGCCAATTATCACGGCTTCAATCAGGGCAATTTTGAAATCGCAGGCTTGTTTGACGATGACCCGGCCAAAATCGGCAACCGCACGCGCATCGGCCTGGAAATTCAAAACACACAAAAACTGGTCGAAGCGATTCAGCGCGAAGGCATTGAAATCGTCATCATTGCCGTCACGGCCTCTGCCGCCGAACGGGTTCTGGAAGAGGTTACCAACGCCGGAGTTCGCGCCATTTTGAATTTCGCGCCGGTGCATCTGAATCCCAAACCCGGCGTGAAAGTGAAGAACGTTGACCTGACGATTTCACTGGAAAGTCTGTCGTATTTCCTGGCCAACCCCAGCGCGGATGCCATCAACATCGGGGACAGAGAATTTTTGCGGCAAGACGCTGTTGCAAGTGCAGCTAAATAG
- the ruvA gene encoding Holliday junction branch migration protein RuvA, with the protein MIAHISGKLIQKQPNAIIVDVGGVGYELNVPLSTFYGLGEIGANVSLRVHTHVREDALQLFGFRTEAEKKLFLLLNSVSGIGPKLAITVLSGLSAEELIQAIRAGNLTKLTGIPGVGKKTAERMLVELKDKVAAILPPGLEDATTVVIAQTGDAMREDVISALVNLGYPRAQAEKAVNAVLKQTPDERFEAVLKSALRSLAI; encoded by the coding sequence TTGATCGCGCACATTTCCGGCAAACTGATTCAAAAACAGCCAAATGCTATCATTGTGGACGTTGGCGGAGTCGGATACGAATTAAACGTCCCGCTTTCAACATTTTATGGATTGGGTGAAATCGGCGCGAATGTCAGTTTGCGCGTCCACACGCACGTCCGCGAAGACGCGTTGCAACTGTTCGGCTTTCGCACCGAGGCGGAAAAGAAATTGTTTCTCCTGCTCAACAGCGTTTCGGGCATCGGCCCCAAACTGGCGATTACCGTTTTGTCCGGATTGAGCGCCGAAGAATTGATCCAGGCCATTCGCGCCGGTAATTTGACCAAGCTGACGGGCATTCCCGGCGTCGGCAAAAAAACTGCCGAACGAATGCTGGTGGAATTGAAAGACAAAGTCGCAGCGATTTTGCCGCCGGGTTTGGAAGACGCTACGACTGTCGTGATTGCGCAAACGGGTGACGCAATGCGCGAAGATGTAATTTCGGCATTAGTCAATCTTGGGTATCCGCGCGCGCAAGCCGAAAAAGCCGTCAACGCCGTGTTAAAACAAACGCCCGACGAGCGGTTTGAAGCCGTTCTGAAATCCGCGCTTCGCAGTTTGGCAATTTGA
- the can gene encoding carbonate dehydratase, translating into MRTLKNLFENNRAWAQEMKSRQADFFERLSQQQSPEYLWIGCSDSRLPPNEILGLMPGDLFVHRNVANVVVHTDFNCLSVMEYAIEALKIKHVIVCGHYGCGGVQAALRNLELGLIDNWLRHVRDVHDKHETALTRIADESKRWDKLCELNIVEQVHNVCNTTIVQRAWKTGQQLSIHGWIYSLHDGLLRDLNICTTNAEESEPIYSAAIEAIYGDFAATTAN; encoded by the coding sequence ATGAGAACTCTCAAGAACTTATTTGAAAACAACCGTGCCTGGGCGCAAGAGATGAAATCGCGGCAGGCTGATTTTTTCGAGCGCCTGTCACAGCAACAATCGCCGGAATATCTGTGGATTGGCTGTTCCGACAGCCGCTTGCCTCCGAATGAAATCCTGGGCTTGATGCCCGGAGATTTATTCGTTCACCGCAACGTCGCCAATGTCGTTGTTCACACAGACTTTAATTGCTTATCGGTGATGGAATATGCAATCGAAGCGCTGAAAATCAAACATGTCATCGTCTGCGGGCATTACGGCTGCGGTGGAGTTCAGGCGGCATTGCGGAATCTGGAACTAGGATTGATTGACAACTGGCTGCGTCACGTTCGCGACGTTCACGACAAACACGAAACTGCTTTGACGCGTATTGCCGACGAATCAAAACGCTGGGACAAGCTTTGCGAACTGAACATCGTCGAGCAGGTTCACAACGTCTGCAACACGACTATCGTTCAGCGCGCGTGGAAAACGGGTCAGCAACTTTCCATTCACGGCTGGATTTACAGTCTGCACGACGGCCTGTTGCGCGATTTGAACATCTGCACGACAAACGCTGAGGAAAGCGAGCCGATTTACAGTGCAGCGATTGAAGCGATTTACGGCGATTTCGCCGCAACAACCGCGAACTGA